The genomic interval GCTCGACATGGGTTTCGCCCCGCAGGTCGAGAAGCTCGTCGAGCGGATTCGCTCCGAGCGCCAGACAATGCTCTTCTCCGCGACGCTCGACGGCGAAGTCGGCCGGATCGCTCGCCGCTACACGCACCAGCCGGTGTCGCACGAGATCGACGCACCGCCGGCTGCGCAGGACGTCGAACATCGTTTCGTCGCCGTCGGTGGGGAGCAGAAGGTGGACAAGCTTGCGTCTTTGCTGCTGAAGAAGGGCGCCGGATCGACGCTGGTCTTCGTGCGCACCAAGCACGGCGCGGACCGGCTCGCGAAGAGTCTCTCGGCTCATGGCATCAGGGCAGCTGCGATGCACGGCAACAAGAGCCAGTCCCAACGCGAGAGCGCGCTGGCGTCGTTCGCGTCGGGCAGGGTCGCGGCGCTGGTTGCCACCGATGTGGCCGCGCGCGGAATCGACGTACGCAACGTCGCGCAGGTCGTGAACTTCGATGCGCCGACCGACGACAAGAGCTTCGTTCACCGCGTGGGTCGTACCGGCCGCGCGGGCGCCACGGGTATCAGCATCACGTTCGTCGCTCCGCACGAGCGTGTCGATGTGGGCCGCATGGCCTCGCGCTTGCGCCTCGAAAAGGAGTTCTCGGTCGAGCACGGTTTTGTGCGCGAGGAGCGTGGAGGGCAACGTCGTAACTCGCCGCAGGGCCGTCGCCAAGGTCCGGGAGGCCGTCCGGCCCACGTCGGTCGCCGCTCGCAACCCGAGCGCGTCGCACGCCGTCGCGCCGGTTAACGGCGCGCGGGGTTGCCGCGATAGTTGCGTTATTCGAACTTCTTGAGTCCGGCGGTCCGGACGACACGGATGTCGCGCATGGGGAAGTCTGCGACGTTGTCGGTGACCAACACGGCACCATGCGCGCTCGCGGTCCCTGCCACAAGGGCATCGGCCATGTGCACGGTCCTACCTCGTCGGGTCCAGTCGGCCTGATACTTGCCGGCTCGCTGGGCTGCTTCCTTGGTCGTCGGAAGGAACTCGAGGCGATCCAGCAACGCCCTCGCAGTTCGCCTTTCCTTCGACCGGATGCCCTGTTCGATTTCAGCGACGTTCACGCAGGAGATGCAGAGTGCATGGCCGCGCTGCAGCAGTGACAACAACGAGGCCGCAACGTAGTCGTCTCCACGCAGATGATCGATCAAGACGGTGGTGTCCAGCAGGAACCGCGTCAACGCATTCGCTCGGTCTTTCTGCCCTCCCGAACCCAGGTCGCGGCGGTTGAGCGATCGCGCCAGTGGGCGTATTCGTTGCCCCCGGCGATCCCCTTGGTAGACCGCAAAGCCCTTTCCAGTTCGGCGCGCGCGAGTTTCTCTCGGGCGGCCTCTTCAAGAAAGCGGCTCCTGCCTCGTTCGCCGACGACCTCGTCGATTGCTTCGAGAACTTCGTCAGCCATCACGACGTGTGTTCGCGCCATGCCGAGTCCTCTGGGTAAGTCCCACTACTAGTCCCACGCTAGCGAGGGGCCGGGACGCCGTCAATGGCCGGCCGGCGGATTGAGAGCTTCGGCTAGAAGGTGACGCCGACCGGGGTGGAGCAGTTTGAGGTACCGGCGTCGCATACCTCGTAGGTGAACGTGCCGGCCACCCTCTTGCCGAGGTTGTCCACGTAGGAGCCGCTGTTGGATGTTGTGGTCAAGAAGGCGCCGTTACGGTGAACGTCAACGTTCGCGCCGGTGGCTCCGCTCCATGTGAGTGAGGCCCGGGACACGCCGCCCTTGTTGGTCGATCCGACGACCGAGAGCGTGATCGTGCCGGCTTCCGCGGAGACTGTGACTTGCTGGGTGACGGGCGCACTCGCGGCGCTGCCGCTGTCGGTGACGGTGAGGCTCACCTGGTATGTGCCGGAGGTCGCGTAGGTGTGGGACGGGTTCTGCAGGGTCGAAGTGCCGCCGTCCCCGAACGCCCAACTCCACGAGGCGATGGCGCCCCCGTCGGGGTCGGTGCTGGTGTCGGTGAAGGTGCAGTCAAGCACCGAGCAACCCGCGGTGAATGACGCGGTCGGCGGTTGGTTCGTTGAGCCTCCCCCCGATATGAACCCGGTGTAGTCCAACAGGTTCGGCGTTCCGCTGCCCGGGTTGGAGACCTTGCCCGCTGAAGCGTTCGAGGTGATTGCGTCGGCGACGGTGATCGCGGCGGCGCTCGGGTTTGTCTGCAAGTACAAAGCTGCGGTGCCGGCAACGTGGGGGGTCGCCATCGAGGTGCCGCTGATCGTGTTCGTCGCGGTGTCGCTCGAGCCCCAGCTTGAAGTGATGCTCACGCCGGGAGCGAACAAGTCCACGCATGTGCCGAAGTTGGCCCACGATGCTTTACCGTCGGCGGTGTTGGTCGCGCTGACTGTCAGCGCCTGGGCGACGCGAGCGGGCGAGGCGGTGCAGGCATCCTGAGCGATCCCTGACGAGTTCCCATTGCCCGCAGCGATCGCGTAGGTCACGCCGGAGGCGATTGAGGATCGAACGGCGTCGTCGAGCGCAGTTGAGACCGGCCCGCCGAGGCTCATGTTCGCGACGGCCGGGTGGATCGCGTTGCCGGTTACCCAGTCGATCCCGGCGATGACTTGCGAGTAGGTGCCGCTTCCCCGGCAGTTGAGCACGCGCACTGCGACCAGCGAAACCTGCTTGGCTACTCCGTACGTCGCGCCGCCGATCGTTCCGGCGACATGCGTTCCGTGCCCGTTGCAGTCGCTTCCGCTCCCTTTGCCACCGACGGCGTCCGTGCCGTAGGACGCGCGCCCGCCGAAGTCCGCGTGGGTCGTGCGGATGCCTGTGTCGATCACGTAGGCGTGTACGCCCACTCCGGTGGCGCCGTAGGTGTAGGCCTGATCAAGAGGAAGGTCGCGCTGATCGATGCGATTGAGCCCCCAAGTGGGGTTGGTCTGACTCCCCAGGATCGTCGCCGTGTAATCCGGTTCTATGTAGCGCACCCGTTGGTCTCGGGAAAGCCTCTTTGCTGCCGTCGGAGACATCGTTGCGGCGTATCCCTTGAGCGCGTGGCGGTAGACGAACCGAACTTGGGCACCGACGGCGCCGGCGTGCTCGCGAGCGATTTCACCGGGGTTTGTCGAGGGCGAGAGCACGACGATGTATCGCCGTGCAGGCTCGGCGGCTTCAGCGCGCGCGGGCATTCCAAAGAGCGGTAGCGCCAAGAAGAAGATCGCGATTCGGGCAGTTCTCATCTTGTTGGCCTCTTTCGATCGCGGGCTTTCCTTATCGCACCTGCCCGTCCGAGGCGCAATAGGCCGAAAGGCTCGTCGGCGTCATCGCAGGCAGTCAGAGCGCGTGAACGGGGCATTCGGCTCTCAACGCATATCAGGGACCTGAGTGCCGAAGGCGTTTCGAATCGGGTGGGAAAGAAGCCCGCTTTTGGCGGCCGTTTCCTGAACTGATACAAGTACGAGGAACTCCAAGTGTGTCCAAGGAGGACTTCGTGACCGTTTCCACCGAGTCAACCCACCTGCGGTCGAAGGGGTTCGACCCTATGCAGGCTGCCGCGCGCCTGAGCGAGCGAGGCCTTGGCGGGATGCTCCTGACGAACCCCGAAAGCGTCTACTACGCGACGGGATACCCGTGCGTCCCGGGTGCCGGAAACCCAGTCTTGTTCAACTTGAAGAACCGCCTTCCTGCGTTCGCTTACGTCGATGTGTCCGGTGCCGTCACATTGCTCTGTTGGGGTTTCTCGACGATGGGGCTGACATTCGGCGTCGACGAGATCGTGAGGTACGAGGATCTCTCGGCCGCAGGGGAAGCGGTGCGCACTATCGCGCGCGACCAACTCGGATCCGGACTTCGGCTCGGCATCGAATCAACGTGTCCTTACTTTGTGCTGAAGCTTCTCGAACAGGAGAGCCTTGCGGCCGCGCGCCTCGAGCTTGTGGACGATCTTGTGCTCGATCTACGTCTGGTGAAGTCGGCAGAGGAAGTTGAGGTGCTCACTCGTGGCCTTGCGATCGCGGAGGCGGCGGTGGCCGACCTCTTCGAGGTCGTGCGTGTGGGCATGAACCGGGCGGACCTGGTGCAGGAGGCCAAGCGGCGCGTTGCTGAGCGAGGCGGAACGGCGGTCAGTCACGTGACTATCGGGTTTGGAAACCGCAACCCCGAGATTGCCTACGACGACATCCTGGAGCCGGATACCCTCGTCACCTTGGACGTAGGAGCGACCGTCGACGGGTATTGCTCGGACAACCGGCGCTACGTGCACGCGGGCGAAATCCCCGAAGCGATCTCGACGCGCTACGAGGCGATGGTCGGCGTCGTCGATGACATCGGCGGGGCGATCACGCCGGGCATGACCTACGCGGATTTGTTCGAGCACGGGCGGCAGATCATGATCGACCGGGACATCCTCGGGCACCAGTGGCTGAATCACGTCGGCCACAACATCGGGCTCGAGCTCGAGGAGGACTGGATCGACAACCGCGCGGATGCGGTTATCCGGGAGAACATGGTGCTCGCGATCGAGTTGTACACGATCACCGAGCAAGTCGTGGTGATTGGAAACGAAGAGACGTATCACGTCGGCCCCACCGGCGCGCGGCGTCTGTCGCAACTTCCGCGCGAAATCCACCAGGTGGGGTGAACGGCCGGCCTCGCGGTCGGACATCGGCGAACGCAAGGGAGCAACCGTGATCGGTATCGGGATGATCGGACTGGGACTCATCTCCTGGTTCCACGAGAACGCGTACGACCAGTCCGGCGAGATCGTCAAGATCAAGGCCACGTGCGACCTCGACCAAGAACGCGCGACGCAGAGGGCGGCGCGCTGGGGCGCGACCGCGTACACCGACTACCGGGAGTTGCTCGCCGATCCAACGGTGGATGCGGTGGACATCACGGTTCCTCATCACCTGCACGTTGAGATTGCGCGCGCGGCTCTGCAGGCCGGCAAGCACGTCATCCTGGAGAAGCCTCTCGCCCCGACCTCCGCAGACGCCGAGGAACTGATCGCCCTGGCGCGCGCGAGTGGCGTCACGCTCGCGCTCGCCGAAAACACGCGGTTTGAAGGGGCCTATCTTTCCGTCGCGCGCTTGCTCGAAGAGGGCGCGCTGGGGGACATCCGGCTCGTGCGGACCTTCATCGCCGGGAGCGAGGTCGAACGCCTTAGCGACACTTCGTCCTGGAAGGGGCGCAAGAGCCAGACGATGGGGGGCGCCATCCTGGACTCCGGCGCGCATTCGTTCTACTTGCTGCGCTGGCTCTTCGGCGGCGTCGAGACGGTGCGCGCGACCGCGGCGCAACTGGTCCCGGTGAGCGAGGTCGAAGACCACGCGATCGTCTCGGGCCGGCTCGTCGGCGGCGGCCTTTACACGACTGAGTACACCTTCACTGCCGAGATCCCGTGGACCGAGCGACTCGAGGTCTACGGAAGCAAGGGCAGCGTCGTCGTCGATCAGCTTGCGAACCCGACGGCTATTCACTACCGAGGCGGCACCGATGTCGAGGGCGTGACGCTCGATGCCCACCGCGACGTCGCGTTGTGGAAGTTCAACTCGGTCGCCGCAGGAGTGCGCGATTTCGCGGAAGCGCTCGCGGCGGGCAGGCCGCACGGAGTGGATCCTGCCGACGGCGCGTACGCACTGCGAGTCGCCGAGCGCGCGTACGCTTCGGTTGCGGCTGGCGGCGCCGAACTCTCAATGTAGGCCAAGACCAAGAAGACGAAGGAGTAGGAATGGATCCGCTGATCATTACCGCAGCAACGCCGGCGAGTTGGCTCTGGCCGTCGGACGACTACAAGCCCACCGATCCGCTGGACGTCGATGCCCTCGTGGCCGAGACCGTGCGTTGCCGCGAGGCCGGCGCAACCGTCGTCCACATACACGCCGAGGGCGCGTGGAACGAGGTCATCGAGGGCATTCGCGCGAACTGCGACATCATCGTGCAGAGCGGGATGTCCACGCTGACGGCCGACGAGCGGGCCGACGTGTTTCGGCAGAAGTCCGAGATGATCTCGATCATGCTCGGACACCACGACGAGGCGTTTCCCGGGCTCGACAATCATGTATTGCACACGCGCGAGGAGTCGGTGGATTACGCCCTTCGCTGCCGCGAGCACGGCATCAAGCCGGAGTTCGAAGTGTGGCACTCCGGATCGGTTTGGAACCTCGAGTACGTGCGCGACAAGGGCGTGCTCGACGCCCCGTATATAACGACGTTCTTCCTAGGGTGGCCGGGTGGCACGTGGTCCCCGCCGACCGTCGAGGAGTACTCCTATCGGCGACGCCTCATGCCGGAGGGATGTGCGGTGATCGTGAGCGTGATGGGCGAAGGCCAGCGCCAGGTGCATACGGCCGCGATCCAGCAAGGCGACCACATCCGCATTGGAACCGAGGATTGGCCCTTCGACCGGAAGGGGGAGCGCGCGACGGCGTCGAAGCTCGTTGCGGAGGCGGCGCAGCTGTCCGAGTTCCTCGGCAGGCCGGTCGCTACCGTCGCGCAGGCGCGCGCGATTCTGGGTGTGTAGGTCGCATGAGTGATGGAGTGACGATGGAGAAGAACGCGGGAAGAGTTGTGGTTGTCAGCGGGGCCGCGCAGGGGATCGGCGCGGCTGCGGTGCGCTGGTTTGCCGAGCGCGAGGGCGCGCGGGTCGTAGCGACCGACATCGCGAACGAGAGCGAGGAACTGAAGGCGATCTCGGGTGACGTCCGGTTCCACCGCTGCGACGTTTCCGTGGAGGCCGACGTTGTCGAGCTGGCGCGGTGGACGCGCGAGCAGTTCGGCAGCGTGGACGTTCTGGTCAACAACGCCGGCGTCGTCCTGGTGAAGCCGCTCGTCGAGACGACGTGGGAGGACTACCGGCGCGTCGTGGACATCAACGTGGGCGGGACGATGCTGATGTGCCGGGAGTTCATACCACTGCTTGCCGAAGCGCGCGCGCCGGCGATCGTCAACGTCGCGTCGGTCTCGGGTCATGTAGGACAGGTGAATCACGCGGTGTACGGCGCAACGAAGGGAGCGCTGCTCTCGTTTACGCGCGCACTCGCGTGGGAGTTGGCGCCGTCGGGGATTCGTGTGAACTCGCTCAGCCCCGGATCTGTTGACACGCCGATGCTGCGCAGCGACGTCGAGGGCGAGGCGTTGCGTCACGGCGTTTCGGTCCCGGAGATGCGCAAGGAGCGCGAAGGTGAGCAGGCGTTCGGGCGCTGGGCGGACCCCGCGGAGATCGCGGCCGCAATCGGATTCCTCGCCGGCGACGGCGCGTCGTTTGTAACCGGGTCCGACCTTCTTGCCGATTGCGGATGGACCGCTCGGTAAAGGCTGAAAGATGAGCGGGGAGCACGCGTGAAGCTGGTCAGGTTCGAGTACGGCGGGAGGGTTCGCGCCGGGATCGTCGAGGACGGTCGCATACGTGATGCGGGGGAGTCTGTTCTTCACCCCGATCCCGGCGATGTGGTCGCGCGCGTTGAGGACGTACGCCTGCTCGCGCCGGTCGCGTCTCCGGGGAAGATCGTGTGCGTTGGGCTCAACTATCGCGACCACGCCAAGGAATCGGGGCAGCCGATTCCCGAGTCACCGATCCTGTTCGCCAAGTTCACGACCTCGGTGATCGGGCCGGGAGATGCAATCCGCATCCCCTCGTTCGCAACCCAGGTCGACTACGAAGCCGAACTCGGCGTCGTGATCGGGAGCAAGGCGTGCGCGGTCTCGACTCAGGACGCGTTGTCGCATGTTCTCGGATACACGTGCGTGAACGATGTCTCGGCGCGCGACCTGCAATTCGCGGACGGTCAGTGGGCGCGCGGTAAGAGCCTCGACACGTTCTGTCCGATCGGACCTTGGATCGTCACGCGCGATGAGATCCCCGACCCGCAGCGGCTCGGCATCCGGTGCGTGCTGAACGGCGAGGTTCTACAGAACTCTTCGACAGAGCAGATGGTGTTCTCTGTCGCCGAACTGGTGAGCTTCATTTCGCAGGGGATTACGCTCGAACCCGGCGACGTGATTGCGACCGGTACGCCTCCGGGGGTTGGGTTCGCACGCACGCCGCCGGTGTTTCTGAAGCCCGGCGACACTGTTCGAGTCGAGATCGACTCCATCGGCGCGCTCGAGAACTCGGTGGAGGGATCATGAAGAGATCGGGGTTTCTCGCATCACTCGCGGCGCTGGCCGTCGTCGTTTCCGCATGCGGGACGCGCTTGCCGGACGGCGAGTTCCTTCGTGCCGCGGGCAACGCGTACTCATCAGACCCGACTGGGCTCGGGGCGGGGTCGGCGGACGGTGGGACGGCGTCGGGGGGATTGGGACTTCCAGGAACGGACTCGGACGGGGGCACCTCTTCGGGTTCCGGTGCTTCCGGTTCGGGCGGGCCGGTGTCGACCGGCGGCGGCGGAGGGGGGACGGGGTCGGCGAAGAACTTCGCATCCGACCGCGGCGTCACCGCGACGACGATCACCGTTGGAAACATCACGCCCGTCGGCGGGCCTTTGGGACCCGAGGCCTTCAGCGGGCCTTCTCACGGCGCGCGCGCTTACTTTCAGGCGTTGAACGCATCCGGCGGCGTGAACGGACGAACGATTAAGTTCCTCACCTGCGACGACCGCGAAGACCCCGAGGGAAACAAGGCCTGCGCGCGCAACTTGATCGACAAGGAGAAGGTCTTTGCCTTCGCCGCCAACAACACCGACGCTTACGCCGGAGCCGGGTTGGTGAACGCCGCCGGAGTCCCCGACGTCGGCGGGATTCCGATCGCGACCGCGTACTACAAGTACCCCATGCTTTTCACTATCTACGGAGCCGGCGGGTACCCGCGCGACGGGAAGAACGTAGGAGTGAAGGGCACCTTCTACGAGAACAACGCGCCTTTCCTCTGGTACCGGAAACACTTGGGAATCAAGAAGGCGGCGGTGCTCTTCTACGCGATCCCAGCCTCCTCGAACAGAGCGGCGATCGTGATCGACATGCTCACGAAATCGGGCATCGAAGTCGTCTATACGCCCAACGGTGGTGCCGGCAAAGACCCCGCGAGTCCCTCCTGGGATACCGATGTCATCAACATGCAATCGGCGGGCGTCGAGGCTTTCTGGCAAGTGATCGACACGGCAGGGATCATGAACGTGTGCCAGGCGATGGACCGCTACGGTTTCCAAGTCAAAGCTGCGATTGCCTCCGTCGCGAACTGGACGAGTCGCATCGGCAGGGACTTCAGCGCTCCGTGTCGCAACTCGATCTACGCCGATGCGAACTCAGTTCCCTACACGATGACGAGCCATCCCGAGATCGCCAGGTTCCGCGCCGCGATGCGCCGATACGACCCGAACTTCCCGATGCAACAGTGGGCGGTGGAGGGCTGGGCGGCCGCGCGCCTTTTGACCGAAGGTATCCGTTCGATGGGGCCCAATGTCACCCGTCAAGGGCTCATCCGCTTCTTGAGGGACCGAAGGGGCAGGGGATTCCCGGACGACGTCATGACGCCTGACTGGACCCAGTGGCGTGCCGACAGCGTTGACTTTTCGAAGCAACGTCGCAACTACTTCTCCGTCGCGCGCTGGCAGGACTCGGCCGGCGGATGGGTGGCGCAAACCAACCCGTTCGACGGCTACGAGACGCCGTGGTATCCGCACCCGATTGAGGACGACGGAACGTGATGTCGAGCCCGTCCACGAGGGTTGTGCTCGGCGTCGACGTCGGAGGTTCCAAGACCCTTGCCGCAGTCGCGGACTTGGGAGGCGCAGTGCTCGGAGCCGGCCGAGGCCCTGGGGGGAACCGGCAGGTCGTAGGCGCCTCGGGGTTTCGCGCGGCCGTCGACGTTGCGGCGCGCGAGGCGCTCGCACAGATGCCGTCTGCGACCATCGTCTCGACCCACGTGGGCGCCGCGGGCGTGGACTTCCCGGAGGATCGCGCGGAACTGCTCTTGGCGATGGGTGAGGCCTACGGGCGCGTCGACATCGAGAACGACTCGCTTTTGGGTTTGCACGCGGGATCCTCGGCGGGTTGGGGTGGTGTTGTCGTAGCGGGGTTTGGTGCGAACGCCGCTGCCCGGGACGAAAGCGGGACGACGGTTTTCGTCGGCGGTGTCGGGTGGCACACCGGCGATTTCGGGGGCATGGCAACGCTCGGGACGGAAGGACTTCGTCTGGCGATCCGGTCCTGGGAGGGCCGCGAGCCTCCGTCGATTCTCGGCGACCGCATCTGCTCGGCGGGCGACTTTGGCGGCATGGATGATCTGTACCGAGCCGCGGCGGTGTACCGCGCGCCGGAGCCTCTGGTCATCGCCCGTCTCGTCATGGAGGCCGCCGAGGACGGCGACGCTGTGTGCCGTGCCCTTGTGGCCCGCGCCGGGGTAGAGATGGGACTGTCGGCCGGCATTGCGTTGCGGCGGCTTGGTCTCGACCGCGGCGCACCGGAGGTGGTCGCGATGGGCGGGATGGTTCGCATGGCCGCGGGTGTCGGCGGAATGCCGGTAGGTTCGGCCCTTCTGACGAGTCTTGATGACGAGCTTCACCGGATCGTGCCGCGCGCGGTTCTTCGAATCCTGGACACCGAGCCGGTCGTCGGAGCGCTTGTCGCCGCACTGCGAGCTGCGGGCGTCCCCGTCAGGCCGGACGACCTACGAAACCGATGGGGGGAACATGTCGGCGCGCGCTGAAGCGGGCGGCGTGAAGATCGCCATCATCGGCGGCGGAAGCACTTACACGCCGGAGTTAGTCCTTGAGCTTGCGAAGACCCCGGGAGTCGGGACGGTCGTTCTCCACGACATCGATGAGGGGCGCCTCGGCGTCGTCGGGGGATTCGTCGATCGGATGTTCGCGCATCAAGGATCGGCTGTGCGGACGCACCTTACGTGCGACTTGGACTCCGCCCTCGACGGAGCGTCGTTCGTCCTGACTCAGATTCGTGTGGGGGGATCCGCTGCGCGCGTGAAGGACGAGACCATCGCGTTGCGCCACGGTTTCATCGGCCAGGAGACTACCGGAGCAGGCGGCTTCGCGATGGCGTTGCGTACGGTTCCGGTTATCGTCGAGATCGCCGAGCGGATCCGCGCGCTGGCGCCCGAAGCATTCCTGGTGAACTTCACCAATCCTGCGGGTCTCGTCGCCGAAGCAGCGGGGCGCGCGGGCGTGCGCTGCATCGGCCTGTGCAGCATTCCCAAGAGCTTTGAGGATGCGTTTCGCGCGATTCACGAGCGGGCGGTCGATGTCGAGTCCTTCGGCCTAAATCACTTGTCGTGGATACGTTCGGTACGAGTGGACGGCGAGGATCGTCTTCCCGAGTTCCTTTCGACGTGGCCGCAGGGCGGCGACATCTCACGCAGCGTCGTCGATGCGCTCGGTCTGCTGCCGAACCCGTACCTGCGCTTCTACTACTCGCCGGCGCGCATGCTCGAGGCGCAGCAGGCGGAGGCGCGCACGCGCGCCGACGAGGTTGTCGAGTTGGAGCGCGCGACGCTCGAGCGTTTCGGCGATCCGGAACTGACGGAGCTACCGCCGGAACTCGCGCAGCGTGGTGGATCGGGGTACTCGGCCGCCGCGGTCGCGTTCGTTAGCTCCGTAATCGAGAATCGGGGTGACGTGCAGGTGCTCGACGTGCCGAACGCGGCCGCCCTTGAAGGATTCCCGAACGACGCGGTTGTGGAAGTTCCGTGCCGGGTCGATGCGAGCGGCGCGACGCCGATTGCTCAGGATCCGCTGCCCGAGCACTGCCTTGGGTTGATGCGCGCAGTCAAGAGCTACGAGCGGCTCACGATTGATGCCGCGCTCACCGGATCGCGAGACACCGCGCTCACCGCGCTCACGAGTCATCCGCTCGTCGGCGACGTGGATCGCGCGTCGGCGCTGCTGGACGACATCCTCGCCGCGCACGCGGACGAGCTTGTCAGGTGGAGTCTCCCACCAGCACGCCCTCTTCAGTGATTTCGGACGGTTCTCCGACGAAGGTGACGCGGCCCTTGGCGATCACGTAGACGATGTCGGCGAGGCGCAGCGCGTAGCCCAGGTACTGCTCGACGAGCACGATCGTGCAGCCGCGTTCTTTCAGGTGTGCCAGCGCGCCGAACAGCATCTCGACCGCGTTGGGCGCTAGGCCCATCGAGATTTCGTCGACGAGCAGGACGTGCGGATCGCCGAGGAACGCGCGGCTCAGCGCGAGCATTTGCTGCTCGCCGCCCGACAGAGTTCCGGCCTTTTGCGCGAGACGGTCATTGAGTTGGGGGAACATCGCGAAAAGCTCGTCGAGTCGCTCGGGGCGCGAGCGACCGTTCGCGGCGATCTCGATGTTCTCCGCGACGGTGAGTCCGGGGAAGACCCCACGGCCTTCGGGGATGAGCATCACTCCCGCGCGCGCGACCTCGTATGCGGAACGGCCGTCGATGCGCTGTCCGTCCAGTTCGATCGATCCGCTCCAGGCCGGAAGGCTTCCCGCAAGGACGCGCATTAGCGTCGTCTTTCCGACGCCGTTGGGGCCGAGCACGGCGACGACGCGTCCGGCCGGCGCCGCGAGAGACACGCCGCGCAGCACCTCGATCCGGCCGTACCCCGATCGCAGATCGTTGGCGACGAGGAATCCCGTCACGCTGTTTCTCCCTTTCCGAGATACGCCGCGCGCACGGCGGCGTTCGCCACGATCTCGGACGGAGTTCCTCGCGCGATCACGTTTCCGTGATCCACGACGGTGATGTCACCGGAGATCCG from Actinomycetota bacterium carries:
- a CDS encoding ABC transporter substrate-binding protein, giving the protein MKRSGFLASLAALAVVVSACGTRLPDGEFLRAAGNAYSSDPTGLGAGSADGGTASGGLGLPGTDSDGGTSSGSGASGSGGPVSTGGGGGGTGSAKNFASDRGVTATTITVGNITPVGGPLGPEAFSGPSHGARAYFQALNASGGVNGRTIKFLTCDDREDPEGNKACARNLIDKEKVFAFAANNTDAYAGAGLVNAAGVPDVGGIPIATAYYKYPMLFTIYGAGGYPRDGKNVGVKGTFYENNAPFLWYRKHLGIKKAAVLFYAIPASSNRAAIVIDMLTKSGIEVVYTPNGGAGKDPASPSWDTDVINMQSAGVEAFWQVIDTAGIMNVCQAMDRYGFQVKAAIASVANWTSRIGRDFSAPCRNSIYADANSVPYTMTSHPEIARFRAAMRRYDPNFPMQQWAVEGWAAARLLTEGIRSMGPNVTRQGLIRFLRDRRGRGFPDDVMTPDWTQWRADSVDFSKQRRNYFSVARWQDSAGGWVAQTNPFDGYETPWYPHPIEDDGT
- a CDS encoding BadF/BadG/BcrA/BcrD ATPase family protein encodes the protein MSSPSTRVVLGVDVGGSKTLAAVADLGGAVLGAGRGPGGNRQVVGASGFRAAVDVAAREALAQMPSATIVSTHVGAAGVDFPEDRAELLLAMGEAYGRVDIENDSLLGLHAGSSAGWGGVVVAGFGANAAARDESGTTVFVGGVGWHTGDFGGMATLGTEGLRLAIRSWEGREPPSILGDRICSAGDFGGMDDLYRAAAVYRAPEPLVIARLVMEAAEDGDAVCRALVARAGVEMGLSAGIALRRLGLDRGAPEVVAMGGMVRMAAGVGGMPVGSALLTSLDDELHRIVPRAVLRILDTEPVVGALVAALRAAGVPVRPDDLRNRWGEHVGAR
- a CDS encoding 6-phospho-beta-glucosidase is translated as MSARAEAGGVKIAIIGGGSTYTPELVLELAKTPGVGTVVLHDIDEGRLGVVGGFVDRMFAHQGSAVRTHLTCDLDSALDGASFVLTQIRVGGSAARVKDETIALRHGFIGQETTGAGGFAMALRTVPVIVEIAERIRALAPEAFLVNFTNPAGLVAEAAGRAGVRCIGLCSIPKSFEDAFRAIHERAVDVESFGLNHLSWIRSVRVDGEDRLPEFLSTWPQGGDISRSVVDALGLLPNPYLRFYYSPARMLEAQQAEARTRADEVVELERATLERFGDPELTELPPELAQRGGSGYSAAAVAFVSSVIENRGDVQVLDVPNAAALEGFPNDAVVEVPCRVDASGATPIAQDPLPEHCLGLMRAVKSYERLTIDAALTGSRDTALTALTSHPLVGDVDRASALLDDILAAHADELVRWSLPPARPLQ
- a CDS encoding ABC transporter ATP-binding protein is translated as MTGFLVANDLRSGYGRIEVLRGVSLAAPAGRVVAVLGPNGVGKTTLMRVLAGSLPAWSGSIELDGQRIDGRSAYEVARAGVMLIPEGRGVFPGLTVAENIEIAANGRSRPERLDELFAMFPQLNDRLAQKAGTLSGGEQQMLALSRAFLGDPHVLLVDEISMGLAPNAVEMLFGALAHLKERGCTIVLVEQYLGYALRLADIVYVIAKGRVTFVGEPSEITEEGVLVGDST